One genomic window of Polaromonas sp. SP1 includes the following:
- a CDS encoding molecular chaperone, translated as MTRHLQWLLALGCLLPPGAACLAAGIPMAVSPVSVKLEIASEYAGVNVSNRGEEATGVQAEILLVRWVAGQEQYEPTSDFVVSPPAFRLQAGKDRMVRFRYSGPRENTERFYRLFVRQLPETSTAGQVNMVFNLGIPIFVAPHQSRPGLSLAGTSGGAGAELHNTGNVTLSVAHLEGKGCPSGPQKVASRLAPGQKFVLRADSPLCATAAQTDRGLIPLATP; from the coding sequence ATGACACGCCATTTGCAATGGCTGCTGGCGCTCGGCTGCCTGCTGCCGCCCGGCGCAGCCTGCCTGGCCGCCGGCATTCCCATGGCCGTAAGCCCGGTCTCCGTCAAGCTCGAAATCGCCTCCGAATATGCCGGCGTCAATGTCAGCAACCGCGGCGAGGAGGCCACCGGCGTCCAGGCTGAAATCCTGCTCGTGCGCTGGGTGGCCGGCCAGGAGCAGTACGAACCGACTTCCGACTTTGTAGTGTCGCCGCCCGCGTTTCGCCTGCAGGCCGGCAAAGACCGCATGGTGCGTTTTCGCTATTCGGGGCCGCGCGAAAACACGGAGCGGTTTTACCGGCTGTTTGTGCGCCAGTTGCCTGAGACCAGCACCGCGGGGCAGGTGAACATGGTCTTCAACCTCGGCATTCCCATCTTTGTCGCGCCGCACCAGTCCCGCCCCGGCCTGTCGCTGGCAGGCACCAGCGGCGGCGCGGGGGCAGAACTCCACAACACCGGCAATGTGACATTGAGCGTGGCGCACCTGGAGGGCAAGGGCTGCCCCTCAGGCCCGCAGAAAGTGGCGTCGCGCCTGGCGCCGGGGCAAAAGTTCGTGCTCAGGGCCGACAGCCCCCTGTGCGCAACCGCCGCGCAAACCGACCGCGGCCTGATTCCACTGGCAACACCGTAA
- a CDS encoding spore coat U domain-containing protein, with the protein MRFVPSKKLAAVTLALAGLAAAPSSHAANATGLLAVSAIVVSTCAVVATPLVFTNYALAILDSTATITVTCTPDVLNYTVGLNEGLGAGSTTSTRKVTFLTNTLNYGLYRDTGRTQNWGNAAGVDTQPSSAGTGTLVKLFTVYGQMPAGQTGAIGTYLDTVQINVVY; encoded by the coding sequence ATGCGATTCGTTCCATCCAAAAAACTGGCCGCTGTCACCCTCGCCCTCGCGGGCCTGGCGGCCGCTCCTTCCAGCCACGCGGCAAACGCCACCGGTTTGCTTGCCGTCAGCGCCATTGTGGTCTCCACATGCGCCGTGGTGGCCACCCCACTGGTCTTTACCAACTACGCGCTGGCCATCCTGGACAGCACCGCCACCATCACCGTCACCTGCACACCCGACGTGCTGAACTACACCGTCGGACTGAACGAGGGACTGGGAGCCGGCAGCACCACTTCCACGCGCAAGGTCACCTTCCTGACCAACACGCTCAATTACGGCCTTTACCGCGACACCGGCCGTACCCAGAACTGGGGCAATGCCGCCGGCGTGGACACCCAGCCGTCCAGCGCCGGCACCGGCACGCTGGTCAAGCTCTTTACGGTGTACGGCCAGATGCCGGCCGGCCAGACCGGCGCCATCGGCACCTACCTGGACACCGTCCAGATCAACGTCGTCTACTGA
- a CDS encoding inositol monophosphatase family protein translates to MSSNLHPMLNVAIKAARAAGAIINRAALDVEAVRVSVKQTNDFVTEIDQAAEAAIIETLLTAYPGHGILAEESGSEHGAKDSDFVWIIDPLDGTTNFIHGFPVYCVSIALAVKGKVEQAVVYDPTRNDIFCATKGRGAYLNDRRIRVAKRTRLQECLISTGFPYRPGDKLKTYLNMLGEVMSQCAGVRRPGAAALDLAYVAAGFSDGFFEANLKPWDVAAGSLLVTEAGGLIGNFTGEADFMDHGECVAGNPRIYGQMVATLGKYSKFAGAGDKAVVRQALKDTPAEPTEAQDGAEPAAAPAAPEKPTLKAKRIKAGDNAAAKAPDAPF, encoded by the coding sequence ATGTCCAGCAATCTCCATCCCATGCTCAACGTGGCCATCAAGGCTGCGCGCGCTGCCGGCGCCATCATCAACCGCGCGGCGCTTGACGTCGAAGCGGTCCGCGTCTCCGTCAAGCAGACCAACGACTTCGTCACCGAGATCGACCAGGCCGCCGAAGCCGCGATCATCGAAACCCTGTTGACCGCCTACCCCGGGCACGGCATCCTGGCCGAAGAATCGGGCAGCGAGCATGGCGCCAAAGACTCCGACTTCGTCTGGATCATAGACCCACTGGACGGCACCACCAACTTCATTCACGGCTTCCCGGTCTATTGCGTCAGCATCGCGCTGGCCGTCAAAGGCAAGGTCGAGCAGGCCGTGGTCTACGACCCCACCCGCAACGACATCTTCTGCGCCACCAAGGGCCGCGGCGCCTACCTGAACGACCGCCGCATCCGCGTGGCAAAGCGCACCCGCCTGCAGGAATGCCTGATCTCCACCGGCTTTCCCTACCGCCCCGGCGACAAACTCAAGACCTACCTCAACATGCTGGGCGAAGTGATGAGCCAGTGCGCCGGCGTGCGCCGCCCGGGCGCGGCCGCACTCGACCTGGCCTATGTGGCCGCAGGCTTCAGCGACGGCTTTTTTGAAGCCAACCTCAAACCCTGGGACGTGGCGGCCGGCTCACTGCTGGTGACGGAAGCCGGCGGCCTGATCGGCAACTTCACCGGTGAAGCCGACTTCATGGACCACGGCGAATGTGTGGCCGGCAACCCGCGCATTTACGGCCAGATGGTGGCCACCCTGGGCAAGTACAGCAAATTCGCCGGCGCCGGCGACAAGGCCGTGGTGCGCCAGGCCCTCAAGGACACGCCCGCCGAGCCGACTGAAGCGCAAGACGGCGCCGAGCCTGCTGCCGCCCCTGCCGCCCCCGAAAAGCCCACGCTCAAGGCCAAGCGCATCAAGGCCGGCGACAACGCAGCCGCCAAGGCGCCGGACGCCCCGTTCTGA
- a CDS encoding fimbria/pilus outer membrane usher protein → MDVLPGPLTNRRNAGAPAWAAMAGLLLPAAAWAGGHCVDLAPGSRMVVQLREAGQGERAALVFRDRERGGWFVPVPVPGAGGGQGTGADTHCTFEGNTYRSFPANDPVLRHDRDTDILTIVDIGEATGVIDARKPPPPQNPALESAGVNYQLALNYTDNNPQRRLNPSAYADFYAYTRGWYLSNSLAWNNYGRVARYETYALREWLDSGTFLRLGDSVSNPTALGESLQFAGVSWGTDRNLRPGDFAPVLPTLRNGNALAGPLEVFVNDNLQFQQNLQSGVYDLRNLPAQQGFNSYSVRTLDAQGNPVTVQREIYLPVSLLPPGISAWRIDAGLQREDFFNANAHYGPGFVSGSYARGITHDVTLSAQGLVSRAASTLSAGYDQRLGDLWSGHLGLVGARNTQQQGYGLQARLDGGSRWWRLVADWTRAPRPLPGLGTRAALRMQRLVRAQWNGITGWNLGLTVVQTERELAAREELATLSASTSVAQSGATVALSLTRTRFAGVSQNNLMLSFFMPLAPDRNNRNRAVYASHNSTEGAQLNRAQYNDSGLTPEDGSWSLGATRDSRPGLSAIDGFWTRSIDKADLSFSGRASPNDNSGQFTVRSGVLWTGGSDYLTRPIRGAFAMVSTGEQGVDVFFENRPVGRTDERGMLLVPDLRALESNRLSLDPSGWPIHWLAGEVEQRVVPPRGGGVLVSFRINAQVWPAHSMVTPLAPDGRHFPPGTVVRAAAEGGPTETVIDRQGRMWLAELLPARSFSITHAGKRCEYDMPNPGGGDADMTVQARQCEDIP, encoded by the coding sequence ATGGATGTACTTCCAGGGCCTCTAACAAACCGCCGCAACGCGGGTGCGCCTGCGTGGGCCGCCATGGCCGGGTTGCTGCTGCCCGCCGCAGCGTGGGCAGGCGGCCACTGCGTGGACCTGGCGCCAGGCTCCCGCATGGTGGTGCAGCTGCGCGAAGCGGGGCAGGGCGAGCGGGCAGCGCTGGTCTTTCGCGACCGCGAGCGTGGCGGCTGGTTCGTACCGGTGCCGGTCCCAGGCGCAGGCGGAGGTCAAGGCACGGGCGCCGACACACACTGCACGTTCGAAGGCAACACCTATCGCAGCTTCCCAGCCAACGACCCGGTGCTGCGCCACGACCGCGACACCGACATACTGACCATCGTCGACATCGGCGAGGCGACCGGCGTGATCGACGCCCGCAAACCGCCCCCGCCGCAGAACCCCGCCCTGGAAAGCGCCGGCGTCAACTATCAGCTGGCCCTGAACTACACCGACAACAACCCGCAGCGGCGGCTCAACCCCAGCGCCTACGCCGACTTTTATGCCTACACGCGGGGCTGGTACCTCAGCAACAGCCTGGCGTGGAACAACTACGGCCGCGTGGCCCGCTATGAAACCTATGCGCTGCGCGAATGGCTGGACAGCGGCACCTTCCTGCGCCTGGGCGATTCGGTCAGCAACCCGACGGCGCTGGGCGAGTCGCTGCAGTTCGCCGGCGTTTCCTGGGGCACCGACCGCAACCTGCGCCCCGGCGACTTCGCGCCGGTGCTGCCCACGCTGCGCAACGGCAATGCGCTGGCCGGGCCGCTGGAAGTGTTCGTCAACGACAACCTGCAGTTCCAGCAGAACCTGCAAAGCGGCGTCTACGACCTGCGCAACCTGCCGGCCCAGCAGGGCTTTAACAGCTACAGCGTGAGGACACTGGACGCGCAGGGCAACCCGGTGACGGTGCAGCGCGAGATCTACCTGCCGGTGTCGCTGCTGCCGCCCGGCATTTCGGCATGGCGGATCGACGCCGGCCTGCAGCGTGAAGACTTCTTCAACGCCAATGCCCACTACGGCCCGGGCTTTGTGTCGGGCAGCTACGCGCGCGGAATCACCCACGATGTCACCCTCAGCGCGCAAGGCCTCGTGAGCCGGGCCGCCTCAACGCTGTCCGCCGGCTACGACCAGCGCCTGGGCGATTTGTGGAGCGGCCACCTCGGCCTTGTCGGCGCCCGCAACACGCAGCAGCAGGGCTACGGCCTGCAGGCCCGCCTCGACGGCGGCAGCCGCTGGTGGCGCCTGGTGGCCGACTGGACCCGCGCGCCCCGGCCGCTGCCCGGCCTGGGCACACGCGCGGCCCTGCGCATGCAGCGGCTGGTGCGGGCCCAGTGGAACGGCATCACCGGCTGGAACCTTGGCCTCACGGTCGTGCAGACCGAGCGCGAACTCGCCGCGCGCGAAGAACTCGCCACGCTCTCGGCGTCCACCAGTGTTGCGCAAAGCGGGGCCACCGTGGCACTGAGCCTGACGCGCACACGCTTTGCCGGCGTCAGCCAGAACAACCTGATGCTGTCTTTCTTCATGCCGCTGGCGCCGGACCGCAACAACCGCAACCGCGCCGTCTACGCCAGCCACAACAGCACCGAAGGCGCACAGCTGAACCGCGCGCAATACAACGACAGCGGCCTGACGCCCGAGGACGGCAGCTGGAGCCTGGGCGCCACGCGCGACTCCCGGCCCGGCCTGTCGGCGATAGACGGTTTCTGGACCCGCAGCATCGACAAGGCCGACCTGAGCTTCAGCGGCCGGGCCAGTCCGAACGACAACAGCGGCCAGTTCACCGTGCGCAGCGGCGTGCTCTGGACCGGCGGTTCGGACTACCTGACCCGGCCGATACGCGGCGCCTTCGCCATGGTCTCTACCGGTGAGCAGGGCGTGGACGTGTTCTTCGAGAACCGGCCCGTCGGCCGGACCGACGAGCGCGGCATGCTGCTGGTGCCCGACCTGCGGGCGCTGGAGTCCAACCGCTTGAGTCTGGACCCGTCCGGCTGGCCCATCCACTGGCTGGCCGGCGAGGTGGAGCAGCGGGTGGTGCCGCCCCGGGGCGGCGGCGTGCTGGTGTCCTTTCGCATCAACGCCCAGGTCTGGCCGGCGCACAGCATGGTCACGCCGCTGGCGCCGGACGGCAGGCACTTTCCCCCGGGCACCGTGGTGCGCGCCGCTGCCGAAGGCGGGCCCACCGAAACCGTGATCGACCGGCAAGGAAGGATGTGGCTGGCCGAGCTGCTGCCGGCCCGCAGCTTCAGCATTACCCATGCCGGCAAGCGCTGCGAATACGACATGCCCAACCCCGGCGGCGGCGACGCCGACATGACGGTTCAGGCACGGCAATGCGAGGACATCCCA